The Rubrobacter tropicus nucleotide sequence CCCACGACCACCACGGCCCCGAGAAGCACGAGGTCCTGACCTTCTCGAAGTCCTTCCACGGCCGCACCTACGGCGCCCTCTCCGCCACGGCCCAACCCTCCCTGAAGGCCGCCTTCGGCCCCATGCTCCCCGGCATGGTCCACGCCCCCTACGGCGACCTCGAAGCCGCAGAAAAGCTCTCCGGCCCCCAGACCGCCGCGATACTCGTGGAGCCCATCCAGGGTGAGGGCGGCGTGAACGTCGCGCCTGAAGGCTTCCTGCAAGGCCTGCGCGACCTCTGCGACCGACTCGACGCGGTTCTCATCTTCGACGAGGTGCAGACGGGCGCGGGGCGCACCGGGCACCTGTACGCCTACCAGGGTGTTGGCCTCGTTCCCGACGTCCTGACGAGCGCGAAGGGTCTCGGCGGCGGTTTTCCAGTTGGCGCGGTGCTGGCAAAGGAAGAGTTCGCAGCGTTGGGTCCAGGCAACCACGGCTCGACCTTCGGGGGCAACCCGCTGGCGATGGCCGCGATCAAGGCCGTGCTCGGGGTCGTGAACGACGAGGATTTTCTCGCGGAGGTCCGGTTCAAGGGGCGAATCCTCAAGAACGCGCTCGAAACCCTGGCCGACAGGGTGCCCGGGGCCGAGGTCCGCGGGGAGGGGCTCCTGATCGGTTTCGATTTTGGTGACCCCGACCTCGCGCGGTCCGTCTTCGAGCACTGTCTCGAGGAGGGTGTGCTGGTGAACCTGGTGGGGGGTACGACCATTCGGATGGCGCCGCCGCTCACCGTTACCAGGACGGAGGTTCGGGCCATGCTCGACACCTTTCGAGGCGGCGTGCGGGCCGCGATGAGCGCGGC carries:
- a CDS encoding aspartate aminotransferase family protein; the encoded protein is MQAVMETYKRLGISPTGGRGSWLFDDEGNRYLDFIGGIATNSLGHGHPALVGAIKDQADRLIHCSNLYEIPIQAEAAAQLTQATDFDRVFFCNSGTESVEAAIKLARKHAHDHHGPEKHEVLTFSKSFHGRTYGALSATAQPSLKAAFGPMLPGMVHAPYGDLEAAEKLSGPQTAAILVEPIQGEGGVNVAPEGFLQGLRDLCDRLDAVLIFDEVQTGAGRTGHLYAYQGVGLVPDVLTSAKGLGGGFPVGAVLAKEEFAALGPGNHGSTFGGNPLAMAAIKAVLGVVNDEDFLAEVRFKGRILKNALETLADRVPGAEVRGEGLLIGFDFGDPDLARSVFEHCLEEGVLVNLVGGTTIRMAPPLTVTRTEVRAMLDTFRGGVRAAMSAAVPEAAVA